The Arthrobacter sp. PM3 genome contains the following window.
CGAATCCCGGTCCAGGCCCAGGGACAGCTGGGTCATATCGTTGGACCCGATCGAGAAGCCGTCGAAGTACTCCAGGAACTCGTCCGCGAGCAGCGCATTGGACGGAATCTCGCACATCATGATCACTTCGAGGCCGTTCTCGCCCCGGGTGAGGCCGTTCTCCGCCAGCAGGTCGACGACGCCGCGGGCCTCGTCCAGGGTCCGCACGAACGGGATCATCAGCTTGACGTTGGTCAGCCCCATCTCGTTGCGGACGAAGGACAGGGCCTCGCACTCGAGGTCGAAGCAGTCCCGGAAGGACGGCTCCAGGTACCGTGAGGCGCCCCGGAAGCCGAGCATGGGGTTCTCTTCGTGCGGCTCATAGGCCGGTCCGCCAATGAGGTTGGCGTATTCGTTGGACTTGAAGTCGGACATGCGCACGATCACCGGGTGCGGCGCAAACGCGGCGGCAATGGTGGACACGCCCTCGGCCAGGCGCTTGACGTAGTACTCGCGCGGGCTGCTGTACGCGGCGATCCGCTCACGGATGTCCGCGGCGACGTCGGCCGGCTGGCTGTCCAGGTTCAGGAGGGCCTTGGGGTGGATGCCGATCTGCCGGTTGATGATGAATTCGAGCCGGGCCAGGCCCACCCCGTGGTTGGGCAGCTGGGCGAAGGTGAAGGCCTGTTCCGGGGTGCCGACGTTCATCATGACCTTGACGGGGGCCTCGGGCAGCTGGGTGATCTCGGTTTCCTCGGAGCTGAAGTCCAGGAGCCCTTCGTAGATCACGCCGGTCTCGCCGTCGGCGCAGGAGACGGTCACGTCGAGGCCGTCAGACAGGACGTCCGTGGCGTTGCCGGTGCCGACGACGGCGGGAATCCCCAGTTCGCGGGCGATGATCGCCGCGTGGCAGGTACGCCCGCCGCGGTTCGTCACAATGGCGGAGGCGCGCTTCATGATCGGTTCCCAGTCCGGATCGGTCATGTCGGCGACGAGGACGTCGCCGGTCTGGAACGCGGCCATCTGGTCGATCGCGGTGAGGATCCGGACGCTGCCGGCACCGATGCGCTGGCCGATTGCGCGGCCCTCGACCAGGACCCGGCCGGTCCCGTTGAGACGGAACCGGCTCAGGCTGCCCGCGGCCCGGCGGGACTGCACGGTCTCCGGGCGGGCCTGCAGGATGTACAGGCCGCCGTCGACCCCGTCCTTGCCCCATTCGATGTCCATGGGCCGGCCGTAGTGCTTCTCAATGGCGACCGCATGCCGGGCGAGCTGCTCGACGTCGTCGTCATTGAGGCTGAAACGGTTCCGCAGGGAAGCTTCCACCGGCACGAAGTCGATGGTCCGGCCGATTTCGCGGCTGGCCGTGTAGGTCATCTGGAGGGCCTTCTCGCCCAGTCCGCGCTTGAGGATGGCCGGCCGGCCGGCCGCCAGGGCCGGCTTGTAGACGTAGAACTCGTCCGGGTTGACGGCACCCTGGACCACGGCCTCGCCGAGGCCGTAGGAGGAGGTGACGAACACGGCGTCCTGGAAGCCGGACTCGGTGTCCATGGTGAACATGACACCGGAAGCGCCGACGTCGGAACGGACCATGCGCTGGATGCCCGCCGAGAGCGCTACTTCAGCGTGTTCGAACTTGTGGTGCACGCGGTAGGCGATGGCGCGGTCGTTGTACAGGGACGCGAAAACGTCCTTGATGGCGAGCAGGATGTTCTCGATCCCGCGGATGTTCAGGAACGTTTCCTGCTGCCCGGCGAAGGAGGCATCCGGGAGGTCTTCCGCCGTCGCGCTGGAGCGGACCGCCCAGGAGAGGTCCTCGGAGCCGCCGTGCTTGTCCACCAGCTGCTGGTAGGCGTTGCGGATCTGGGCTTCGAAATCCGGCAGGAAGGGCGTCTCGCGGATCAGGTCGCGGATCTCCTGCCCGGCCGAAGCCAGGGCCGTCACATCGTCCGTGTCCAGGCCGACCAGCCGGTCGGCGATCTTCTGGTCCAGGCCCGAATCAGCGAGGAAGGTGCGGTAGGCATCCGCGGTCGTGGCGAAACCGTCCGGGACCTGGACGCCGGCAGAGGTCAGATTCTGCACCATCTCGCCGAGGGAGGCATTCTTCCCGCCCACCCGATCCAGGTCCTTGAGTCCGAGTTCTGAAAACCACAGGATGTCTGTCGTCATAATTACTGCTCCTTTGCAGATGGTGGCATGCAAGTGCGCCGCCCAGTCCCGGCGATTGCCGGTCGATGGGCGCAGGTCCTGTCCACAGTGACAGGTCTGCAGTGCTCTTTCCACATGACGTGCGCCACACTCAGTTTGTGAAAGTTTTCCCTAATGCTTGAGGTTCATCCGCTGCAGGATGGTGGCCGCCATCTCCTCCACGGACACCGAAGCTGAATTCAGGTAGGGAATCCTGTGGGAGACATACAGCTGCTCGGCGCTGCGCAGCTCGAAGCCGCACTGCCGCAGTGACGCGTAGGGTGAACCGCGGCGCCGTTCCGTGCGGATCTGGCTCAGGCGCAAGGGGTTGGAGGAGAGCCCGAAACACTTCTCAACAAAAGGCCTCAGCGGCTTCGGAAGCCCCTCGCGCGCAAAGTCCTCATCCACCAGCGGGAAATTCGCCGCAAAGATGCCATGCTGCAGCGCCAGGTACATGGTGGTGGGCGTCTTTCCGCACCGGGACGGTGCCACCAGGATCACCTGGGCCTTCTCCAGCGCGCGCAGGCTCTGGCCGTCGTCGTGCTCCATGGCGTACTCCACGGCCGCCATCCGGGACCGGTACCGCTCCGCATTGCCCAGGCCGTGGGCCCTGCCCGGTTCGCCGCTGGCGGTCGAACCCAGGGCCCGCTCCAACTGCCCCACATGCGTTCCGATCAGGTCCACGATGATTCCCTGGCACGTGGCCAGGACCTGGCGGATGTCGCTGCTGACCGCCGTGGAAAACACGATCGGCTGCGGGCCGGAAGCGGCCAGCTTGTCGATCGTGCCCACCACGGCCGCGGCCTGTTCGACGGTCGTGATGAACGGCACCGTGATGCGGTCAAAATTGTTGGCCGGGAACTGCGTCAGCAATGTGTTGCCGAGCGTTTCCGCGGTGATGCCGGTGCTGTCCGAGAGAAAATAGACAGGCCGAAGATCGTCATTGGTCATGAGCGCATTCTCCACCACGGCGGGGCCGACCTTACAAATACCGCGATAACTGCCGCGCACCGCGGCAGCCCGCTACGCCGCCATTTTCTGCCGCACGGGAGCCGCCGCCAGTCTCTGCCTCGCAGGAGCCGCCGTCACCGTTTCCGCCGGCGCCACGATGCTGAGGTGGCATTCGGACTGGAGCGGATCAATGGCTGCCGGCAGGTGCTGGGTGGCCGAGCACTCGCGCAGCTGTTCGAGGGCCGCCGGCTCCACCCGGGCGTGGCTGACATCGAGCACGAGGTGGAGTCCTTCCTTCAGGTGGTTTGCGCGTTTGACCACCACATACAGGGCCTGGAGGCTCTTCGCCGTCACATGCCCTTGCGCTGCAACTTCTGCCTGACCGCAATCGAGGTCAAGCCTGACAAGAACCCGGAGTTTGTGGTTCAAACGATTCCCCTGTTCGTGCATGTACCGCTGGCCGCGACGCTGCGACCGGTTGGCCGCGACGCTGCGACCGACCCCCAGCCTAGGCAGGGAGTGTGACCTAGGCAACATTCCGCTTCATATCCGGGAAACCGCGCGTTATCTGCCGCTTTATTGGCCCGCAGGTGTTGATCACCGGGCCCGGTGTACTGTATTGGAGGCCGCCATGGCGCCCCTCCGGCACCTGCAACTGGTCCAAGAGATTCCGGGCAGCAGGCCCGGCCGAGCTTTGAGGAACACATGACGCACCCCTTCGACAACGCAGACCACGTCCCCGGTCCACCGTCCCGCGAACGGCGCCCGGTGAAGAAACCGGTGAAGAAACGCCGGGGCCGCATCGCGCTGATCGCCGTCGCCGCAGTCGTGGTGCTCGTCGCGGTGGTTGCCGGCGGCTACCTCTTCAACCTCGCACGCACTTTCGACTCCGGCACCAGCAAGATTGACCAGGCTTTCCCGGACGAGTCCACCCGCCCGCAGAAGACCGGCACCGCGATGAACATCCTGGTGATGGGCAGCGACAGCCGGGGCGCCACCGAGGCGGACGCGGAAGGCGGCGCTCCCACCAACCAGCGGGCCGACACGCTGATGCTGATGCACATCCCGGCGGACCGCAAGAACATCTACACGATGTCCATCATGCGCGACCTCTGGGTGGACATCCCCGGCCACGGCGAGGCCAAGATCAACTCCGCGCTGGCCCTTGGCGGCACGCCACTGATGGTCCAGACCATCGAGTCCATCTTCCACCAGCGCATCGACCACGTCGCGATGATCGACTTCGAAGGCTTCAAGGGCCTCACCGACGCCCTCGGCGGCGTGACCGTGAACCTCAAGCTGCCGTTCACCTCAACGGCACTGCCGGGCCAGTCCTTCGCCCCGGGCCAGCACACCTTCGACGGAACGCAGGCCCTGGCCTTCGTGCGCGAACGCCATGCCTACGCCGACGGCGACTACCAGCGCGTCCGCAACCAGCAGGAATTCCTGCGGGCCATCATCAAGAAGTCGATCGCGGGCCAGACGCTGAGCAACCCGATCACCATCAACAACATGGTGGGTGCGGTATCGCCGTTCGTCACCGTGGACAAGACCCTGGATTCGGGCGCGGTGGCCGGCCTGGCGCTGCAGCTCAAGGATATCCGGGCGCAGAACACCGTCATGTTCACGCTGCCCACCAACGGCATCGGGACGTCCGCGGACGGCCAGTCGATTGTGCTGACGAACCCGGAGGCCATCAGTGCCATCTCCGCGGCGATGGCCTCGGACACCCTGGGTGACTACGTCACGGCGAACAAGTTCGAAAACGGGAACTGATTTCCGCTTTGTGAGGCGGGCCGCGACCCCGCCGGGCAGGCCGTTGGACCCTTAGTCCCCCGGCTGGCCCGGTGGTAGCGTCCGGTCATGGGGAACGCTCCGGAACCGGCCGCCGCGGCTTCCGCGGCGTCCCCGGCCCCAGCTCCCCGCCGCGGGACCGGCCGCAGCCGCCGTCGGACGTTGATGTTGCTGGGCGTCCTGTTGCTGGTCGCCGTGGGTGTCGCATCAGCGGCCTATGTCCTCACCCGGCCGCGTTCCGGCGCCCCGGCGCCGGCAGCAGCCACGGCACCGGCCGCCGCCCCGGCTCCCATGACCTCCGCCGCCCCCAGTCCCACCCCCACACCGGAACGGCCCGCCGTCGCCCTTAACATCCTGCTGGTCGGCAGCGACAGTCGCGTCAACGCCCGGGCGGCGGCCGCAGCCGGCAGCGCCTCCGACCAGCGCGGGGACGCCCTCGTGCTCATCCATATCCCGGCGGACCGGCAGGGCCTGTACGGGGTCTCGATCATGCGGGACCTGTGGGTGGACATCCCCGGCCACGGCGCGGCCAAGATCAACTCCGCCCTGTCCGCCGGCGGGCTGCCCCTGATGACACGGGCGGTGGAGGCGCTGCTCGGGACGCACATCGACCACACGGTGATGCTGGATTTCCAGGGATTCGCGGCACTGACGGACGCGCTCGGCGGTGTCGACGTCGACATCAAGCAGCCGTTCACCGGCACGGTGGATGACAAAGTGCATTTCCCCGCAGGCGTGAACCGGCTCAACGGGCTGCAGGCCCTGGCCTTTGTCCGCGAGCGCCACGCCTTTGCCGACGGGGACTTCCAGCGGGTCCGGAACCAGCAGGCCTTCCTGAAGGCCGTGCTGGCCAAGCTGGCCTCCGAGGGCGGACTCTCCGACCGCGCCACCGCCCGGGCGCTCATCAGCACCGTGCTGCCGCACGTGACCCTGGACGCCGGATTCACGCTCGCGTCGTTGGAAGACCTGGCCTTCAGCCTGCGCCGGACGGACCCCGGACGGGCCGTATTCTTCACGCTTCCCACCGCCGGGACCGGGACGAGCCGGGACGGCCAGTCGATTGTCCTGCAGGACCCCGCCGCGACCGCCGCGCTCACCGCCGCCCTGCGCTCGGGAGACCTGGCCGGCTACGTGGCGGCCAACCGGCTGCAGAACGGCAACTGAGCCGCCGCTCTTCGGTACATTGGGTCCATGACCCAGACTTCCGCGCAGCCTTTCCCGCAACCGCCCGTCGCCCGCAAAGTCCCCTCGGTGCGGACCCACCACGGCGACACGTTCGAGGACAACTACGAATGGCTCCGGGACAAGGAGTCCGCGGAGGTTGTGGACCTGCTCAAAGCGGAGAACGCGTACCAGGAGGCGGTGACCGCGCACCAGGAGCCGTTGCGCGAGGCCATCTTCCAGGAAATCAAGGGCCGCACCCAGGAAACAGACCTCTCCGTCCCCAACCGCAAGGACGGCTGGTGGTACTACACCCGCTCGGTCGAGGGCAAGGAGTACGGCATCCACTGCCGTGTCCGCGGCCAGGACACCGGGGACCGCGTCGCGGACTGGACTCCCCCCGCTGTGGAAGCCGGCGTCAGCATCGCCGGCGAGGAAGTCCTCCTGGATGGCAATCACGAGGCCGAGGGGAAACCGTTCTTCGCCGTGGGCGGGGCCGCCACCACGATCGACGGCACCCTTTACGCGTACGCCGTGGACAATGCCGGCGACGAACGCTTCACCCTGCGCATCAAGGACCTCCGCACCGGCGAACTGCTGCCGGACGTGATCGAAAACGTCTTCTACGGCATCTGTTTCTCCCCCGACGGCACCCGGATCTTCTACACTGTGGTGGACGACTCCTGGCGGCCGTACCAGGTGAAGGCACATGTGCTGGGCACTCCGGTCGGCGAGGACGAGGTCATCTACCAGGAAGACGACGTCGCCATGTGGCTCGGCTTCGAACTCTCGGCCGACCGGCGCCACCTCGTGCTGAGCATCGGCTGCTCCGAGTTCAGCGAAACCCGCCTGCTGCGCTTCGATGACCCCGACGCCGCACTGCAAACTGTGATCTCCCGTGACGAGCGCATCCTGTACGAGGCCGAACCGTTCCTGCTGGCCGACGCCTCCGGCGCTGGCACTGGCACCGGGCAGGAGCGGATCCTGCTGACCCACAACAAGGACGCCATCAACTCGATGGTTTCGCTCGTGGACCCCGCCGAACTCGGCAAGCCGCTGGCCGAGCAAAACTGGAGCACCGTCGTCGCGCATTCCGACGACGTCCGGGTCAACGGCGCCGGGGTCACGTCGACGCACGCGGTGATCTCCATCCGCAAGGACACGATCGAGCGGGTCCAGGTCCTGCCCCTCGCCGGCCTGGGCACCCCGGAACAGGGCGCCGCCGTGGAACCGGCCTTCGACGAGGAGCTGTACACGGCCGGCGTCGCGGGCTCCGACTACGAGGCCCCCGTGATCCGGATGGGCTACACGTCCTACTTCACCCCGTCACGGGTCTATGACTTTGTGCTGCCCACCCCGGAGCGCCCTGCCGGTGAACTGCTGCTGCGCAAGGAGAGCCCGGTGCTGGGCGGCTACTCGCCGTCGGACTACGTCGCCACCCGTGAATGGGCAGTGGCCGGCGACGGGACCAGGATCCCGCTCTCGGTGCTGCGGCACGCCTCCGTCAAGCAGGATTCGACGGCGGCCGGCCTGGTGTACGGCTACGGCTCCTATGAGATGAGCATGGATCCGGGGTTCGGGATCCCCCGGTTGTCGCTGCTGGACCGGGGCGTCGTGTTCGTGATCGCGCACATCCGCGGCGGCGGGGAGCTGGGCCGGCACTGGTACGACGCCGGCAAGAAGCTGCAAAAGAAGAACACCTTCACCGATTTCATCGCGGCCACGGACTGGCTCGCCGGGTCCGGCTGGGTGGCCCCGGACCGGATCGCGGCGATGGGCGGCTCCGCGGGCGGCCTGCTCATGGGCGCCGTCGCCAACCTGGCGCCTGAGAAGTACGCCGCGATCGTGGCGGCCGTGCCGTTCGTGGACGCACTGACCACCATCCTGGACCCCGAACTGCCGCTCTCGGCGCTGGAGTGGGAGGAATGGGGCAACCCGATCACAGACCCGGAGGTGTACGCGTACATGAAGTCGTACACCCCGTACGAGAACGTCCGCGCCCTCGCCTACCCGAAGATCGCCGCCGTGACGAGCTTCAACGACACGCGGGTGCTGTACGTGGAACCGGCCAAGTGGGTGCAGCGGCTGCGCGAAGTCAACACCGGCAGCGAGCCCATTGTCCTGAAGATCGAGATGGAAGGCGGACACGGCGGCGCCTCGGGCAGGTACGTGCAGTGGCGCGAACGGGCCTGGGACTACGCGTTCGTGGCCGACTCCCTCGGCGCGACGGACCTCCTGCCGGGGGCGGGGCTGAAGTAACCCCCTCCGCCCTGCCCGCCCGGGATCGGACCCTCCCTCACATCCGCACCCCCTGGACCGGACCCTCCCTCACATCCGCCCCCCCGGACCGGACCCTCCCTCACATCCGCACCCCCGGGACCGGACCCTCCCTCACATCCGCACCCCCTGGACCGGACCCTCCCTCACATCCGCACCCCCGGGACCGGACCCTCCCTCACATCCGCACCCCCTGGGCGGCCCCTCCCTCACATCCGCCCCCCGGGGCGGCCCGCGGGCTGCTGCGGATCGGGCGCCCGTCCGTCACAAATGGCCGCTATCAGGGCGCCCGCTGGTCACAAATGGTCGCTATGGAGTTCCCATAGCGGCCATTTTCGACGAACCGGCGGCGGCGGGGCCTCGCCTCGGGGACGAACACGGCGCGCCCGGGCCAACCGAGAGCCCACTACCGCCGAATTGGTCATCATGCTTACTATTTACTGGCATGATGGGCTTTCGACGTCGGACCCGTCCGCTGGGGGCGGGGCGTCTGAGGGCTTTGACCGGGCACAGGGTGCCGGAGATGGAGTTTGTTATGAGCGTTGAGCCAGGAATGACCCCGTTGACTGATGATGAGCTGCTGGCGCAGGGTGGCACGCCGCTCCCGGACAAGGAAGTTGCCTCCGTCCTGGACCTGAACGCGGACCTGAACCTCGGCATCAGCGCCGCGGCGCCGATCGACCTCGGCGTCGCAGCCAACGCCAATGTGGCCGCGCCGATTGACGCCGGCGCCTCGGCCAACGTGCTCTCCGTCGGGTCCGAATCCCAGGCTCTGGCCGACCAGGGCACCATCATCAACCAGGGAGTCACCGGCGATGCCACGGCAGACTCCACCCAGGACAGCCTCATCGACCAGGGCGCCGGTACGGATGCGGGGACCGCGGCTGCTGCACCTGCCGACGCGGCGGCGGCTGCCGCCCCTGCCACCGCCGATGCCGCCCCTGCCGATCTCGGCGGTGCACTGCCGGGCGGCACGGCGCCGGACCTGGGCGGCGCCCTGCCGGACGGCACGGTGCCGGACCTGGGCGGCGCGACGGGCGCCCTCAACGGCAACCTGCTCAACGTCGACGTGAACCTGGACGCCAACGCGGGCATCGCAGCCCCCATCAACGGTGCTGTGGCCGCCAACGCCAACGTGGCTGCACCGATCGACGCCGCCGTCGGCGCGAACATCGGTTCCATCGACAGCAACGCGTTCGCCGTCGCCCAGCAGGACGCCATCATCAACCAGGATATCCACGGCGACGCCACGGCGTCGGCCGACCAGCAGTCCGATCTGAAGCAGTAGCACCCCGATGAGCACTGTGCACGGAGGGCCGTCCGCCCAGGACGGCCCTCCGGTCCTGCCCGCCACCGGCGCCCCCGGCCCTGCCGCCGGTGCCGGCGGCCCGGCGTCGTCCGTGGCGGTCAGCCGGGAGCCGGCCCCGGTGCGGGCCGCCGGCGTCGAACTGATCGGCGAGGCGAAGGGGTCCGGCTACAAGGAGGCCCCCTCGCTGGTGCGCCGCGCCGACGGCCAGACCATCCAGCTCACCCGCCTGCTCTACCTGGTGCTCGAGGCCGTCGACGGCCGGCGCGGCCCGGAAGAAATCGCGGACCGCGTCACCAGCGGTTTCGGCCGCCTGGTGAATGCAGAGAATGTCCGGACCCTGATCGATTCCCAGCTCCTGCCCCTCGGACTCCTCCGGCTGGCGGACGGCTCCGAGCCCGCGGTGAAGAAATCCAATCCGCTGCTGGGAATGCGCTTCCGCTACTCGGTGACCGATCCGGAGCGCACCCGCAAGCTCACGGCACCGTTCGCCGCGCTGTTCAATCCGCTGCTTGTCGTGGCCGTGACCGCGGCCTTCCTGGCCACGTGCTGGTGGGTGCTTATGGTCAAGGGGCTGGCATCTGCCACGCATGAAGCGTTCGCCAACCCGGGCCTGGTGCTCCTGATCCTCGTGGTCACGGTCTTCTCCGCCGGGTTTCATGAGTTCGGGCACGCCGCGGCCGCCCGCCGAGGCGGGGCCACCCCCGGCGCCATGGGCACCGGGCTGTACCTGATGTGGCCGGCCTTCTACACCGACGTCACCGACTCCTACCGGCTGGGACGCGGCGGCCGGCTCCGCACCGACCTCGGCGGACTGTACTTCAACGCCATCGTGGCGGTCGCGATAATGGGCATTTGGTGGGCCACGGGCTTCGACGCCCTGCTGCTGGTGGTGGTCACGCAGATCCTGCAGATGGTCCGGCAACTGCTGCCCATGGTCCGTTTCGACGGCTATCACATCCTGGCCGACGCCACCGGCGTCCCGGACCTGTTCCAGCGCATCAAACCCACCCTGCTGGCCCTGGTTCCGTGGCGCAGGACAGACCCCGAGGCCCAGTTGCTCAAACCCTGGGCCCGGGCCGTCGTCACCATCTGGGTGCTGGTCACCGTGCCCCTGCTGGTCTTCAGCATGGCGACGATGGTGCTGACCCTGCCGCGCATCCTGGGCACCGCCTGGGACAACGGCGTGCGCCAGCAGGCGATGCTCTCCCACAGCATCTCCACCGGAAACATCGCCGACGCTGCCGTCCGGGTGATCGCGATCGCCTGCCTCGCCTTGCCGGTGCTGGGCATCTTTTACATTCTGCTGCGGCTGGTCCGCCAGCTGGTCACAGGGCTGTGGCAGAAGACCCGCGGCAACGCCCTGCGGCGGGCCACCGCAATCGCGGCCATCGCCGCCGTCGCGGCCGGTCTCGCTTGGGCCTGGTGGCCCGGCGGCGACACCTACCGCCCGGTCCAGCCCTACGAGCGCGGCACCCTGTCCGACGTCACCACGGCGGTCTTCCCGGCAACCGCCGCTGGCAGGATAGCCGAGGGGCAGTCGGGAAAGACGGTTGTCCTGTGGCCGCAGGGAGCCCGCACGCCCACCCGCGACGAACCGCAGCTGAGCATGGTCCTGGTCCCGCGGCAGTCCGGCACCACCGGCCCGGCCGGCGTCGCGGCGCCGGCGGCCCCCTCCTGGGTCTTCCCGTTCGACAAGCCGGCAGGTCCCGACGACGACGGCAACCAGTCGCTCGCGGTCAACACGACGGACGGTTCCGTGGTCTACGACGTCGCCTTCGCGTTGGTCTGGGCCGACGACGGCGACCCCGTGGACACGAAGAATGAGGCCTACGCCTTCGCCAGCTGTAAGGACTGCGCAGCTGTCGCCGTGGGGTTCCAGGTGGTCCTGATCGTGGGCCAGACCGATGTGATTGTGCCGGAAAACCTCTCCGCTTCCGCCAACTACAACTGCGTCCGGTGCCTGACCTACGCCCTGGCGAGCCAGCTGGTCCTTACCCTTGACGGCCCCCTTAGCAGCGACGGCATGGCCAGGCTGGACGCCCTGTGGCAGGAGATCGCCGCGTACGGCCGGGACCTGCACAACCGGCCGCTTTCGGAAATCCAGGACCGGCTCACGGCGTACAAGGAACAGATCATGGAGGTCATCAAGGCCGATCCCAACGCCACCCCGGCGGGGTCCGGTACACCGGCCGCGCCCACAACGGCTTCCCCGGGGGCCACCGGGACCGCCTCGCCCGCGGCGACGGCGCCGGGCGCGCCAGGAGACGCCTCGGTGACGGCGACGAGCGGCACCGGCCCGGCCGTCTCACCTGGTGCAACCGTGGCACCGGCGCCGGACGCCACGTCCGCGCCCACTCCCACAACCGCCCCCGAGCCCAGCCGGTCCGCCGGGGCTGCCGGCGGGTCTGCTCCGGCCACGACGGCGGCTGCTGCAACGGCCACACCCGTGCCCACGCCGTAGCCACTGGCCAGAAACAGCCGCTAACTGTACTCGGCCAGGACTTTGGTTACACGTTGAAAGGGTGAAGACCTCTTAGGTTGGTGGTTACCACACACACCGAACGACTAAGAGGTCTTCATGGTCCACCGTAATGCCCGTCTGACTCCTGCCGGTAGAAGCATCCTTGTCCAGCGTGTTCTGGACGGCCGTCCAGTGGCCCATGCGGCGAAGGAAATGGGTGTTTCCCGCGCCTGCGCCCACCGGTGGCTCAAACGCTATGTCGAACACGGCTGGGACGGGATGGAGGACCGATCTTCACGCCCACATTCGTGCCCGCATGCCACNNNNNNNNNNNNNNNNNNNNNNNNNNNNNNNNNNNNNNNNNNNNNNNNNNNNNNNNNNNNNNNNNNNNNNNNNNNNNNNNNNNNNNNNNNNNNNNNNNNNTGACCGACAACGCCCTGGCCTACATCCGGTCCGCGGACTTCGCCAAGGCCATCGCGGATCTCGGCGCCAAACACCGGCGCACCAAACCGCGCAGCCCCTGGCAGAACGGCAAGGCCGAACGGTTCAATCGCACCCTCCAGGAAGGCTGGGCCTACAAGAACGCCTACGACTCCAGCGACCACCGCACACAGGCCCTAACCGGCTGGCTAGACTTCTACAACCACCGCCGCAACCACAGCGCCCTCGGAGGACGACCACCCATCAGCAGATGTAACCAACCTGCTGGCTGAGTACAGCTAACGGCACGCCCGTTCGCCACAGATGGCCGCTATGGAAGTCCCATAGCGGCCGTCTTCGTCAAATCGTGGAGTCCTGGGCTGTGGAGTCCCGGGCTGTGGGGTGGTGGGCGGCGAGGCCCTGGGCCACGGGGTGCTGGGCCGGCGGCAGGCCCCGCCACTCGTCCTCGAGGAGGGCATACACCACTTCCGTCGCCCACTGACCTTTGTAGTGCCACTTGTCCACCTGGGTTGATTCCAGTCGCATGCCGAGGCGTTCGCACAGCGCCGCCGAGGCGGTGTTCAGCGCGTCCAGTTTGGCGTCGATCCGGTGGAAGCCGAGGTCCTCGAACCCGAGCCTGAGCAGCGCCCGGGCGGCCTCGGACGCGATCCCCTTGCCGCGGGCCGCCGGGGCCAGGCTCCAGCCGATCTCGGCCTGCCCGCAGCCCGGGAGCCACTTCAGTACCACCTCGCCCAGCAGCCCGGGCGAATCGGCGGCCTCGATGGCAAGGGCCACCCAGTCGCCCTCCTTCTCGAACTCGAAGTTGGCGTACTTGCCCACGGATTCCATCGACTTGGTGTAGCTCTTCGCCTCCCCCGGCAGGAACCGGGCAGTCTCGGGGAGGCAGTGATAGGCGTGGTACGCGTCCAGGTCCCGGGCCTCGAAGCGCCGCAGCACCAGGCGTTCCGTGCG
Protein-coding sequences here:
- a CDS encoding LCP family protein encodes the protein MTHPFDNADHVPGPPSRERRPVKKPVKKRRGRIALIAVAAVVVLVAVVAGGYLFNLARTFDSGTSKIDQAFPDESTRPQKTGTAMNILVMGSDSRGATEADAEGGAPTNQRADTLMLMHIPADRKNIYTMSIMRDLWVDIPGHGEAKINSALALGGTPLMVQTIESIFHQRIDHVAMIDFEGFKGLTDALGGVTVNLKLPFTSTALPGQSFAPGQHTFDGTQALAFVRERHAYADGDYQRVRNQQEFLRAIIKKSIAGQTLSNPITINNMVGAVSPFVTVDKTLDSGAVAGLALQLKDIRAQNTVMFTLPTNGIGTSADGQSIVLTNPEAISAISAAMASDTLGDYVTANKFENGN
- a CDS encoding pyruvate, water dikinase regulatory protein, whose product is MTNDDLRPVYFLSDSTGITAETLGNTLLTQFPANNFDRITVPFITTVEQAAAVVGTIDKLAASGPQPIVFSTAVSSDIRQVLATCQGIIVDLIGTHVGQLERALGSTASGEPGRAHGLGNAERYRSRMAAVEYAMEHDDGQSLRALEKAQVILVAPSRCGKTPTTMYLALQHGIFAANFPLVDEDFAREGLPKPLRPFVEKCFGLSSNPLRLSQIRTERRRGSPYASLRQCGFELRSAEQLYVSHRIPYLNSASVSVEEMAATILQRMNLKH
- the ppsA gene encoding phosphoenolpyruvate synthase; the encoded protein is MTTDILWFSELGLKDLDRVGGKNASLGEMVQNLTSAGVQVPDGFATTADAYRTFLADSGLDQKIADRLVGLDTDDVTALASAGQEIRDLIRETPFLPDFEAQIRNAYQQLVDKHGGSEDLSWAVRSSATAEDLPDASFAGQQETFLNIRGIENILLAIKDVFASLYNDRAIAYRVHHKFEHAEVALSAGIQRMVRSDVGASGVMFTMDTESGFQDAVFVTSSYGLGEAVVQGAVNPDEFYVYKPALAAGRPAILKRGLGEKALQMTYTASREIGRTIDFVPVEASLRNRFSLNDDDVEQLARHAVAIEKHYGRPMDIEWGKDGVDGGLYILQARPETVQSRRAAGSLSRFRLNGTGRVLVEGRAIGQRIGAGSVRILTAIDQMAAFQTGDVLVADMTDPDWEPIMKRASAIVTNRGGRTCHAAIIARELGIPAVVGTGNATDVLSDGLDVTVSCADGETGVIYEGLLDFSSEETEITQLPEAPVKVMMNVGTPEQAFTFAQLPNHGVGLARLEFIINRQIGIHPKALLNLDSQPADVAADIRERIAAYSSPREYYVKRLAEGVSTIAAAFAPHPVIVRMSDFKSNEYANLIGGPAYEPHEENPMLGFRGASRYLEPSFRDCFDLECEALSFVRNEMGLTNVKLMIPFVRTLDEARGVVDLLAENGLTRGENGLEVIMMCEIPSNALLADEFLEYFDGFSIGSNDMTQLSLGLDRDSAIVSGSFDERDPAVKKLLSLAIKACKAHGKYVGICGQGPSDHPDFAEWLVGEGIDSVSLNPDTVVDTWLRLAGAAAGAGAAAN
- a CDS encoding LCP family protein, giving the protein MGNAPEPAAAASAASPAPAPRRGTGRSRRRTLMLLGVLLLVAVGVASAAYVLTRPRSGAPAPAAATAPAAAPAPMTSAAPSPTPTPERPAVALNILLVGSDSRVNARAAAAAGSASDQRGDALVLIHIPADRQGLYGVSIMRDLWVDIPGHGAAKINSALSAGGLPLMTRAVEALLGTHIDHTVMLDFQGFAALTDALGGVDVDIKQPFTGTVDDKVHFPAGVNRLNGLQALAFVRERHAFADGDFQRVRNQQAFLKAVLAKLASEGGLSDRATARALISTVLPHVTLDAGFTLASLEDLAFSLRRTDPGRAVFFTLPTAGTGTSRDGQSIVLQDPAATAALTAALRSGDLAGYVAANRLQNGN